A single Actinomadura algeriensis DNA region contains:
- a CDS encoding MFS transporter, with amino-acid sequence MRELSEKPVRTDARAPGRASVLAVAAGTFTVVTAEMTPVGLLTPIGASLGVGAGTAGWTLTVTGLVAAATAPFVPRAAGRADRRTALIVLMLLLAAANLLAAWAPNFGVLLAARVLVGLGMGGVWALAAGLAPRLVPPRAVPAATSTIFGGVAAASVLGVPMGAFVQALVGWRAAFVAVAALAVAAACAMAALLPPLPAAEPASEGRGARRLRGRRAVATGITVTILLVTGHFAAYTFVRPVLEDTAGLGPGAVGTLLLLYGIAGVAGNFAAGLRAPAAPRATLAVLAAGVAGAVALVPLFGTTHAGASVLMVVWGLAYGGVSVGVQTWLLAASGPDEAERVTALFVGVFNGGIALGAFAGGLVTDTAGTGPLMVFAAALAAAALGVTLTAARRGR; translated from the coding sequence GCCCGTGGGCCTGCTCACGCCGATCGGCGCGTCCCTCGGCGTCGGCGCGGGCACGGCCGGATGGACGCTGACCGTCACCGGCCTCGTCGCCGCCGCGACCGCCCCGTTCGTCCCGCGCGCCGCCGGCCGCGCCGACCGCCGCACCGCGCTGATCGTCCTCATGCTGCTGCTCGCGGCGGCGAACCTGCTCGCCGCATGGGCGCCGAACTTCGGCGTCCTGCTCGCGGCGCGCGTCCTGGTCGGGCTCGGCATGGGCGGCGTGTGGGCCCTCGCCGCGGGCCTCGCGCCCCGGCTCGTCCCGCCGCGCGCCGTGCCCGCCGCGACGTCGACGATCTTCGGCGGGGTCGCGGCGGCGTCCGTCCTCGGGGTGCCGATGGGCGCGTTCGTCCAAGCGCTCGTCGGGTGGCGCGCGGCGTTCGTCGCGGTCGCGGCCCTCGCCGTGGCCGCCGCGTGCGCGATGGCCGCACTGCTGCCCCCGCTGCCCGCCGCCGAACCGGCGTCCGAGGGCCGCGGCGCGCGGCGGCTCCGCGGGCGCCGGGCGGTCGCGACGGGCATCACCGTCACGATCCTGCTGGTCACCGGGCACTTCGCCGCGTACACGTTCGTCCGGCCGGTCCTGGAGGACACCGCGGGCCTCGGGCCGGGCGCCGTCGGCACGCTGCTGCTCCTGTACGGAATCGCGGGCGTCGCGGGCAACTTCGCCGCGGGCCTCCGCGCCCCGGCCGCGCCCCGCGCGACCCTCGCCGTCCTCGCCGCCGGAGTCGCCGGGGCCGTCGCGCTCGTGCCTCTCTTCGGCACGACGCACGCGGGCGCGTCCGTCCTCATGGTGGTGTGGGGGCTCGCCTACGGCGGCGTGTCGGTCGGTGTGCAGACGTGGCTGCTCGCGGCGTCCGGGCCGGACGAAGCCGAGCGCGTCACCGCCCTGTTCGTGGGGGTGTTCAACGGCGGCATCGCCCTCGGCGCGTTCGCGGGTGGCCTGGTGACGGACACCGCCGGCACGGGCCCGCTCATGGTCTTCGCCGCCGCCCTGGCCGCCGCCGCCCTCGGCGTCACCCTGACGGCGGCGCGGCGAGGGCGGTGA
- a CDS encoding DUF1707 SHOCT-like domain-containing protein: protein MSTDLPETRAAHGDRERAPDALRITGGDDRLGAAELGIRVENALNARTLGELAALTADPPSVPEPEQAVHAKVFERVRC from the coding sequence ATGTCGACTGATCTGCCCGAAACGCGAGCAGCGCACGGCGATCGTGAGCGCGCCCCGGACGCGCTGCGGATCACCGGAGGCGACGACCGGCTCGGCGCCGCGGAGCTCGGGATCCGGGTGGAGAACGCGCTGAACGCCCGGACGCTCGGCGAACTGGCCGCGCTCACCGCCGACCCGCCGTCCGTTCCCGAGCCCGAACAGGCCGTGCACGCGAAGGTGTTCGAGCGCGTCCGCTGCTGA
- a CDS encoding LysE family translocator: MFNAHWQAFLAASVLLALTPGANQLLSLRNALQQGTADAVVALAGRFSAFLVLILATVAGLGAILLASEPVFTAVKWCGVAYLLYLGGRMLYRSRTHAAEPAREGTADVRRTRRELTRQEFGVAMTNPKALLLFGAFLPQFADRSAGAVPAQLLALGLAYIAVEFAAALVYAGVGGRLASFDLTARTRRWFDRATGVTMLAIAASLTRARP, encoded by the coding sequence GTGTTCAACGCACATTGGCAGGCGTTCCTCGCGGCGTCCGTCCTGCTGGCGCTCACGCCGGGTGCCAACCAGTTGCTCTCGTTGCGCAACGCCCTCCAGCAGGGCACGGCGGACGCGGTCGTCGCACTCGCGGGCCGTTTCTCGGCCTTCCTCGTGCTGATCCTGGCGACGGTCGCGGGCCTCGGCGCGATCCTCCTGGCGTCCGAACCGGTGTTCACCGCCGTCAAGTGGTGCGGCGTGGCCTACCTGCTCTACCTGGGCGGACGGATGCTCTACCGGAGCCGGACGCACGCCGCCGAACCGGCCCGCGAGGGGACGGCCGACGTTCGGCGGACGCGCCGGGAACTGACCCGCCAGGAGTTCGGCGTCGCGATGACGAACCCGAAGGCGCTGCTGCTCTTCGGCGCGTTCCTCCCGCAGTTCGCCGACCGTTCGGCGGGCGCCGTCCCGGCGCAACTGCTGGCGCTCGGCCTCGCCTACATCGCCGTGGAATTCGCCGCCGCCCTGGTGTACGCGGGCGTCGGCGGACGCCTGGCCTCCTTCGACCTCACCGCCCGCACGCGCCGATGGTTCGACCGCGCCACCGGCGTCACCATGCTCGCCATCGCCGCGTCCCTCACCCGAGCCCGCCCCTGA
- a CDS encoding protein kinase domain-containing protein, whose protein sequence is MAPLGVGGFGRVWKAHDEALGVHVAVKEVRLPQQAFSEAEHRERVVRAAREARNAARLRDHPHIVAVHDVVVEDGTPWIVMRLVDGPSLEERLRTGGPLPSPQVAEMATALLTALKAAHAAGIVHRDLKPANVMLAEDGHALLTDFGIAVHETDTRLTATGGVIGSAEYMAPERLDGSGDHATGDLFSLGVTLYEAVEGVSPFRRDTPTATIAAVAMHDPPPLRHADPVLASLIIALLAKDPAGRPTIDSTLAMLRAAPATSAMQASTAPMAPTLRQPGPPDGAQPLLAEERRRIRDREGPADRYRIALYCSLALFTLVCMVTFLAQIGSPDGLHSDYRFSYVTYPSAEDTSDFETRQTIFSWLLAAKVLSGVGLVTCWILWFACVRRLADRFAPGRLRYRPGMAVAGWFVPIGNLFLPKQIADDVWHASSTEGRAPATAGPLNTWWVAWLVTFVTWPLLWTPSWFLIRKVIDTDTDTDMDEDPDRRVEYELELDYDFGWLYWIQAVCHFLVVPVAVITVLYIRRLTAMQAAKLRR, encoded by the coding sequence GTGGCGCCACTCGGCGTGGGCGGGTTCGGGCGTGTGTGGAAGGCGCACGATGAGGCTCTGGGCGTCCACGTCGCCGTCAAGGAGGTGCGGCTGCCGCAGCAGGCGTTCTCGGAGGCCGAGCACCGCGAACGGGTGGTCCGCGCGGCCCGGGAGGCGCGCAACGCGGCCCGGTTGCGCGACCATCCGCACATCGTGGCGGTCCACGACGTGGTCGTCGAGGACGGCACCCCCTGGATCGTGATGCGCCTGGTCGACGGGCCCTCCCTGGAGGAGCGCCTGCGTACGGGCGGCCCGCTGCCCTCGCCGCAGGTGGCCGAGATGGCGACCGCGCTCCTCACGGCGCTCAAGGCGGCGCACGCGGCCGGGATCGTGCACCGCGACCTCAAACCCGCGAACGTCATGCTCGCCGAGGACGGCCACGCCCTCCTCACCGACTTCGGCATCGCCGTGCACGAGACCGACACGCGCCTCACCGCCACCGGAGGGGTCATCGGCTCGGCCGAGTACATGGCCCCCGAACGCCTCGACGGCTCCGGCGACCACGCCACCGGCGACCTCTTCTCGCTCGGCGTGACCTTGTACGAGGCGGTGGAGGGCGTCTCCCCGTTCCGCCGCGACACCCCCACCGCCACCATCGCCGCCGTCGCCATGCACGATCCCCCGCCGCTGCGGCACGCCGACCCCGTCCTGGCCTCTCTGATCATCGCGCTCCTGGCCAAGGACCCCGCAGGCCGCCCCACCATCGACAGCACCCTCGCCATGCTCCGCGCCGCACCGGCCACATCGGCGATGCAGGCGTCCACCGCGCCCATGGCGCCGACCCTGCGGCAACCCGGGCCGCCCGACGGAGCCCAGCCTCTCCTGGCCGAGGAACGCCGCCGCATACGCGATCGGGAAGGCCCGGCCGACCGCTACCGGATCGCCCTCTACTGCTCCCTTGCGTTGTTCACCCTGGTCTGCATGGTCACGTTCCTCGCGCAGATCGGGAGCCCGGATGGCTTGCACTCGGACTACCGCTTTTCTTACGTGACCTACCCGAGCGCGGAGGACACCAGCGACTTCGAGACCCGGCAGACCATCTTCAGTTGGCTGCTGGCCGCCAAAGTCCTTTCGGGTGTGGGCCTGGTTACGTGCTGGATCCTCTGGTTCGCCTGCGTACGCCGGCTGGCCGACAGGTTCGCCCCGGGCCGCCTGCGCTACCGCCCCGGGATGGCCGTGGCCGGATGGTTCGTCCCCATCGGAAACCTGTTCCTTCCCAAGCAGATCGCCGACGACGTCTGGCATGCCTCCAGTACGGAGGGCAGAGCCCCCGCCACTGCCGGCCCGCTGAACACCTGGTGGGTCGCCTGGCTCGTCACCTTTGTGACCTGGCCCCTGCTCTGGACCCCGTCATGGTTCTTGATCCGCAAGGTGATCGATACCGATACCGATACCGACATGGACGAGGATCCAGACAGAAGGGTCGAGTACGAGCTCGAGCTGGACTACGACTTCGGCTGGCTCTACTGGATCCAAGCCGTCTGCCACTTCCTGGTCGTCCCCGTCGCGGTCATCACCGTCCTCTACATCCGCCGCCTGACCGCCATGCAAGCCGCCAAACTCCGACGCTGA
- a CDS encoding DUF397 domain-containing protein, with product MNTSNPADRERVAWHISTYSPNAGGNCVEAGPLADGTERVAVRHSHHPDAEVIVYTRAEWEAFLAGVRNNEFDFFS from the coding sequence TTGAACACGTCCAACCCTGCCGACCGCGAGCGAGTGGCCTGGCACATCAGCACTTACAGTCCCAACGCCGGGGGCAACTGCGTCGAGGCCGGGCCCCTCGCGGACGGGACGGAGCGCGTCGCCGTCCGGCACAGCCACCACCCCGACGCCGAAGTCATCGTTTACACCCGCGCCGAATGGGAGGCCTTCCTGGCCGGCGTCCGCAACAACGAGTTCGACTTCTTCTCCTGA
- a CDS encoding DUF4259 domain-containing protein: MGTWDAGPFDNDKAADFAGDLDDLVEDDRPFWIWAALEAALQGEDVNGSDGDVAIAAAAIVASQCPGGDPCDPIYGPETPIPQLPEDLRPLALQAIDRVLGPKSELPELWGTGDQAQEWHANVRRIRSVIGPEPPAVMEKES; the protein is encoded by the coding sequence GTGGGCACTTGGGACGCAGGGCCGTTCGACAACGACAAGGCCGCCGACTTCGCGGGCGACCTGGACGACCTCGTCGAAGACGACCGTCCGTTCTGGATATGGGCAGCGCTCGAGGCAGCCCTCCAAGGAGAGGACGTTAACGGCAGTGATGGCGATGTCGCCATCGCCGCAGCCGCCATCGTCGCCTCCCAGTGTCCAGGGGGTGACCCTTGTGACCCCATCTACGGACCCGAAACCCCCATACCGCAACTACCCGAGGACCTGCGCCCTCTGGCTCTCCAAGCCATCGACCGCGTTCTCGGCCCCAAGTCGGAGTTGCCTGAACTGTGGGGCACAGGCGACCAAGCCCAGGAGTGGCATGCCAACGTCCGGCGGATCCGCTCTGTAATCGGCCCCGAGCCTCCAGCGGTTATGGAGAAAGAAAGTTGA
- a CDS encoding DUF397 domain-containing protein gives MSKPEPPKDLNPLDRADVAWHISTYSPNNGGSCVEAGPLGDGTERVAVRHSQHPDAEVIVYTRAEWEAFLSGVRNNEFDFFG, from the coding sequence GTGAGCAAGCCAGAGCCCCCTAAGGACCTGAACCCACTAGATCGTGCAGATGTCGCATGGCACATCAGCACCTACAGCCCCAACAACGGCGGAAGCTGCGTCGAGGCCGGTCCCCTGGGGGACGGGACGGAGCGCGTCGCCGTCCGGCACAGCCAGCACCCCGACGCCGAAGTCATCGTCTACACCCGCGCCGAATGGGAAGCCTTCCTCTCCGGCGTCCGCAACAATGAATTCGACTTCTTCGGCTAG
- a CDS encoding helix-turn-helix domain-containing protein has protein sequence MAERQRVTLRSQWLGQQLRELRETKGLLIKDVAEYLQRDPGTVSRFETGFYPIRRPDLMALLDLYGVSSSRRRDALMTLSQDVWQKGWWDGYSRDVAGSLIDYVWLESRAAHIRSYAAIVVPGLLQTPDYAREVIRTNEPGATPDQIDRWLELRMNRQRILEGDKSPRFSAVLDESVLRRQVGDSTTMAKQLQHLVNYCNTPTVDIRVLSYSAGTPTSTYGTFEIFEMPSPFPEVAYAETMAGAIYIEPPASDRFVQTYDGHTSMAFGSDDSIELLSAIAEEWQ, from the coding sequence ATGGCCGAGCGGCAACGCGTCACCCTGCGATCCCAATGGCTCGGTCAGCAACTCCGCGAACTGCGCGAGACCAAGGGCCTGCTGATCAAGGACGTCGCCGAGTACCTCCAGCGCGATCCGGGCACGGTCAGCCGCTTCGAGACCGGCTTCTACCCCATCCGCCGCCCTGACCTGATGGCACTGCTCGACCTTTACGGCGTCTCCAGTTCCCGCCGCCGCGACGCACTCATGACCCTCAGCCAAGACGTCTGGCAGAAGGGCTGGTGGGACGGCTACTCCCGCGACGTCGCAGGCTCGCTCATCGACTACGTATGGCTGGAGTCCCGGGCCGCCCACATCCGCTCCTACGCCGCCATCGTCGTCCCCGGCCTCCTGCAGACCCCCGACTACGCGAGAGAGGTGATCCGCACCAACGAACCAGGAGCAACGCCCGACCAGATCGACCGTTGGCTCGAACTCCGGATGAACCGGCAGCGCATCCTTGAAGGTGATAAATCCCCGCGGTTCTCGGCTGTACTGGACGAGTCGGTCCTGCGCCGTCAGGTCGGCGACTCGACGACCATGGCGAAGCAGCTCCAACATCTGGTGAACTACTGCAACACGCCGACCGTGGACATCCGCGTCCTGTCATACAGCGCCGGGACTCCGACCAGCACCTACGGCACCTTCGAGATCTTCGAGATGCCCAGCCCGTTCCCTGAGGTCGCATACGCGGAGACGATGGCCGGGGCCATCTACATCGAACCGCCGGCCAGCGACCGGTTCGTACAGACTTACGATGGACACACAAGCATGGCCTTCGGGTCAGACGACTCCATCGAGTTGCTCTCGGCGATAGCAGAGGAATGGCAGTGA